One stretch of Gambusia affinis linkage group LG05, SWU_Gaff_1.0, whole genome shotgun sequence DNA includes these proteins:
- the fkbp14 gene encoding peptidyl-prolyl cis-trans isomerase FKBP14 isoform X1 gives MMLFTLCSLLPSLFDFVTSGKLPEADVKIEVIHKPFLCHRKSKYGDMLLVHYEGFLESNGTMFHSSRKHGDRNPVWFTLGIREVLKGWDKGLQNMCAGERRKLTVPPSLAYGKEGQGKIPPTSTLIFDIELMEIQNGPRSHESFRDMDLNDDWKLSRQEVKHFLKKEFEKHGYSPNDTHHEVMVDDIFKNEDEDKDGFISVREFTSIHDEL, from the exons ATGATGCTGTTTACTCTTTGTTCCTTATTGCCATCACTGTTTGATTTTGTCACTAGTGGAAAACTTCCAGAAGCCGATGTGAAAATTGAGGTGATACACAAACCTTTTCTGTGTCACCGAAAATCAAAATATGGAGACATGCTTCTTGTTCATTACGAGGGATTCCTGGAGAGCAATGGCACTATGTTCCATTCCAG CCGCAAACATGGGGACAGAAATCCAGTTTGGTTCACTCTTGGGATCCGAGAGGTGCTTAAAGGTTGGGACAAGGGTCTGCAGAATATGTGTGCTGGAGAGCGCAGGAAGCTGACTGTCCCTCCATCACTGGCATACGGAAAGGAAGGTCAAG GTAAAATTCCTCCAACCAGCACCTTGATATTTGACATTGAGCTCATGGAGATCCAAAATGGTCCCAGGTCCCACGAGTCTTTCCGGGACATGGATCTTAACGACGATTGGAAACTCTCCAGGCAGGAG GTGAAGCATTTCTTGAAGAAGGAATTTGAGAAACATGGTTACTCGCCCAATGACACACATCATGAAGTGATGGTTGATGACATCTTCAAAAATGAGGATGAGGACAAAGACGGCTTTATATCAGTTAGGGAATTCACTTCCATACATGATGAACTCTGA
- the fkbp14 gene encoding peptidyl-prolyl cis-trans isomerase FKBP14 isoform X2, giving the protein MLLVHYEGFLESNGTMFHSSRKHGDRNPVWFTLGIREVLKGWDKGLQNMCAGERRKLTVPPSLAYGKEGQGKIPPTSTLIFDIELMEIQNGPRSHESFRDMDLNDDWKLSRQEVKHFLKKEFEKHGYSPNDTHHEVMVDDIFKNEDEDKDGFISVREFTSIHDEL; this is encoded by the exons ATGCTTCTTGTTCATTACGAGGGATTCCTGGAGAGCAATGGCACTATGTTCCATTCCAG CCGCAAACATGGGGACAGAAATCCAGTTTGGTTCACTCTTGGGATCCGAGAGGTGCTTAAAGGTTGGGACAAGGGTCTGCAGAATATGTGTGCTGGAGAGCGCAGGAAGCTGACTGTCCCTCCATCACTGGCATACGGAAAGGAAGGTCAAG GTAAAATTCCTCCAACCAGCACCTTGATATTTGACATTGAGCTCATGGAGATCCAAAATGGTCCCAGGTCCCACGAGTCTTTCCGGGACATGGATCTTAACGACGATTGGAAACTCTCCAGGCAGGAG GTGAAGCATTTCTTGAAGAAGGAATTTGAGAAACATGGTTACTCGCCCAATGACACACATCATGAAGTGATGGTTGATGACATCTTCAAAAATGAGGATGAGGACAAAGACGGCTTTATATCAGTTAGGGAATTCACTTCCATACATGATGAACTCTGA